A section of the Meles meles chromosome 8, mMelMel3.1 paternal haplotype, whole genome shotgun sequence genome encodes:
- the LOC123948741 gene encoding olfactory receptor 51G2-like encodes MSDSNHTGAVFFLAGLPGLEAMHKWLSIPLCAMYGASLAGNSLILWLVKSEPSLHQPMYYLLSMLAVTDLGLSASTLPTMLPIYMLGLRRVSVDMCLTQLFFIHTFSIMESSVLLTMALDHFVAISNPLHYDTILMSPCIASLGLASVVRSLGLHIPAPIMLKKLPYCQNRLSHSYCLHPDVMKLACADTHINSAYGLFVVLSTLGVDSVLIVLSYMLILQTVLSIASKAERLKALNTCVSHICAVLLFYTPMIGLSVIHRFGRRASPSSPVLLSYLHFLMPPVLNPLVYTIKTKQIRLRMLRFFRSHGAGIRDVQAQ; translated from the coding sequence ATGTCAGATTCCAACCACACCGGTGCCGTCTTCTTCCTAGCAGGCCTCCCAGGCCTTGAGGCGATGCACAAATGGCTCTCCATCCCTCTGTGTGCCATGTATGGGGCATCTCTGGCAGGGAACAGCTTGATCCTATGGCTGGTGAAGTCAGAGCCCTCCCTTCACCAGCCCATGTACTACCTGCTGTCGATGCTGGCAGTGACTGATCTGGGCCTGTCTGCCTCCACTCTGCCCACCATGCTCCCCATCTACATGCTGGGTCTCAGGCGGGTGTCAGTGGATATGTGTCTGACCCAGCTCTTCTTCATCCATACCTTCTCCATCATGGAGTCCTCCGTGCTGCTGACCATGGCCTTGGACCATTTCGTGGCCATCAGCAACCCCCTACACTATGACACCATCCTTATGAGCCCCTGTATTGCCAGCTTGGGCCTGGCCAGTGTAGTGCGCAGCCTCGGTCTCCACATCCCAGCCCCCATCATGCTGAAGAAATTGCCTTACTGCCAGAATCGCCTTTCTCACTCCTACTGCCTGCACCCAGATGTCATGAAGCTGGCCTGTGCAGACACCCACATCAATAGTGCCTATGGTCTCTTTGTAGTGCTCTCCACACTGGGGGTGGACTCGGTGCTCATTGTTCTCTCCTACATGCTGATCCTCCAAACGGTGCTGTCTATTGCCTCCAAAGCTGAGCGCCTCAAAGCCCTCAACACATGTGTCTCACACATCTGTGCTGTGCTGCTCTTCTACACACCTATGATTGGCCTGTCCGTGATCCACAGATTTGGGAGGCGGGCTTCCCCTTCCAGCCCTGTGCTGCTTTCCTATCTGCACTTTCTCATGCCTCCAGTGCTTAATCCACTGGTTTACACCATCAAGACCAAGCAGATCCGGCTGAGGATGCTACGCTTCTTTAGGTCGCATGGGGCTGGCATCAGAGACGTTCAGGCTCAATAG
- the LOC123948739 gene encoding olfactory receptor 51V1-like, whose amino-acid sequence MSASSASMINSSVFTLTGFPGLDQYYPWFSIPFSSIYAMVFLGNCLVLHVIRTEPSLHEPMFYFLAMLALTDLCMGLSTVHTVLGVLWGLSQEIGLDACISQTYFVHGLSGTESGVLLAMAFDRFIAICNPLRYTSILTNNRVIHVMVAILMRSALSILPVIIRLKFFHYCRPHILSHSFCLHQDLLRLACSDIRFNSFYALALVICNLLLDAVLILISYVFILHTVLAIASQEERLKSLQTCVSHICAVLVFYIPIIGLTMVHRFGKHLSPSVHVLMGNIYILFPPLMNPIIYSVKTQQIRRRMKQWFSLKMK is encoded by the coding sequence AtgtctgcttcttctgcttccaTGATCAATTCCTCGGTATTCACTCTAACGGGGTTCCCTGGCCTAGACCAATACTATCCCTGGTtttcaattcccttctcctccatcTATGCTATGGTTTTTCTGGGAAACTGCCTGGTGCTGCATGTAATCAGGACAGAGCCGAGCTTGCATGAGCCCATGTTCTACTTCCTGGCCATGCTGGCCCTCACTGACCTGTGCATGGGGCTGTCCACAGTGCACACGGTGCTGGGGGTCCTGTGGGGGCTCAGCCAGGAGATTGGTCTGGATGCCTGCATTTCACAGACTTATTTTGTCCATGGTCTCTCTGGCACAGAGTCTGGAGTCCTTCTGGCCATGGCCTTTGATCGCTTCATTGCAATCTGCAATCCTCTACGCTATACATCCATCCTGACCAACAACAGAGTCATTCATGTCATGGTGGCGATTTTGATGAGAAGTGCATTGTCCATTCTTCCTGTCATCATTCGCCTGAAGTTCTTCCATTACTGTCgcccccacatcctctcccactctttctgcctgcaccAGGACCTACTCCGCCTCGCCTGTTCTGACATCCGCTTCAACAGCTTCTATGCCCTGGCTCTGGTCATTTGTAACTTGTTGTTGGATGCTGTGCTCATTCTCATCTCCTATGTTTTCATCTTGCATACAGTGCTGGCAATTGCATCCCAGGAGGAGAGGCTCAAGTCCTTGCAGACCTGTGTGTCCCACATCTGTGCTGTCCTGGTCTTTTACATCCCCATCATTGGCCTTACCATGGTGCACCGCTTTGGAAAGCATCTCTCACCTTCCGTTCATGTGCTTATGGGCAATATCTATATTCTCTTCCCACCTCTGATGAATCCAATCATCTACAGTGTAAAGACCCAGCAGATCCGAAGAAGGATGAAGCAGTGGTTTTCCCTGAAAATGAAGTAG